ATCCAAGAGGTTTACAGTTTGCGCTACCATGTGCGGACTTTACAATAAAGGTATTCAACATTAAAGGGTATTCTCTTatgaagactttgaaaaatccagCATTTTCAGCAGTGAACTTCATAGATTTGAAGTTCGATCCGCTACAGGGCAACTTTCTTGCTTCTATCGACCTGGAGAATATCCTGGTTGTTTGGAACTGGCAAACAACTGAGATAATGTACAAGAGCGAATTTAAACACAAGCTAACTAATCTAATATGGAAGGTTCAAAAAGATAGTAAGACGCTGGATATAATTCTCGGAACGTGGACAGGCGAAATCGTGACCATACAAGGAGTTGCAGAGTCGCTGCCGTCGCCCAACTCTGGAAGTGACTCTATTATTAAAGACCCAAATGCAAAGCAAAATTCGTTGTTTGTTGACTCAgatcttgatgaaagtgatgtAGACGATGCTTCTCGCAGTAAGGATGTTTTACCAGAAGAGAACGACTCAGAAAATATCTTCACGCAAGAGGCTAACGGTGGTAAGAGGAGGtatcattttgatgatgaagaagattttatcgatgatgacgatggaGCTGGGTATGTGTCACAAAAGAAAGCTCGTCAACAATCGCCCAACCTTCCGCTACCTGGAAGGATGCCAGGTGCAAGCCTTGTACCTTCATCCTTCCGTTACAAACCTATATCTCCAGGTGCTACGCCCTATGGAAATGGAGATAGGCGGTACTTGACAATGAACGATGTCGGTTACGTTTCAGTGGTGAAGAATAATGAACAGAATAGTATCACAGTATCCTTTTTTGATATTGGCCGATTTCGAGAGTATCATTTTGAGGATTTGTTTGGCTATGATGTTTGCTCGTTAAATGAGAAGGGTACTTTATTCGGTCAATCCAAATCAGGTTTACTGCATTATAGATCCCATAACATGATGCATTCCAACTGGACAAAAACAATCCCATTGCAAAAAGGAGAAAGGATTTCAAGTATAGCCGCTACACCTCACAGAGTGTTTGTTGGCACATCTTTCGGTTACATGAGGGTATTCAACCAATATGGTGTACCTCTAACTGTTGAAAAAGTATCTCCAGTGGTGGCCCTTACTGCGCAAGAGTGCAAAGTCTTTGTCGTCCATTACTCGCCATACCATGGCCTGTCGTACTCCATGTTTGAACAATCGCCCACAGAATCAAGAtattatcaaagagaatcTCCTCTACCAATGGTACTGCCGCAAAGCGATCCCAACGTTGGGTTTGATGTCGCCAGAGAATTTGTGAAGTTCAATCCCATTGGCTTGAAGAGCGTATTCTTCTCTACGTATGGCGATCCCTGTATTTTCGGATCTGATAATGTTCTCATGGTACTATCAAAATGGAGGTCACCTCTAGAGAGCAGGTGGCTGCCCGTCCTTGATGCCGACCTGGAGATCTGGAAGATGACTGGTGGTAAAGAAAACTCACAAGTGCATGTTTGGCCCTTAGGTCTCAATTATGATACATTGAACTGTATTTTTGTGAAGGGCAAGAATATGTGGCCAGAGTTCCCATTACCGCTACCATCTGAGATGGAGATGAGGATACCGATACTGGTCAAGAGTAAGGTACTAGAGGATAGAAAACGCAAAGCAGACTCGAATGGTTCgaacgaagaagaggtaAACGATCAAGATTCTGCcgatgagaaggaaaactCGGAGCTCGTGATTCCACCCAACATGGcggctgaagaagagtttcTTCGCTCTAAAGTATTGTCGGCTCTGCTAAAAGACACATTGGACAATGATGGTGAACTTTATGGTAACGAAAATGAGATTTTAGCATCACTCAACGGAGCCTACGATAAGTCCCTACTGCGATTATTCGCTGCGGCTTGTGCCGATCAAAATATCGAAATGGCAGCCTCGCTCGTGAAGGAACTAAAACAAGACAGAGCATTAATTGCAGCTGTGAAAATCTCTGAAAGAGCAGAATTAATGGAACTCACAAAGCGTGTCAACGAAATACGAGAAGCCAGATTTCAGCAACAAGTAGGTAACTATTAAATCAGGTCTGATCAACATTTTGTTTACTGACACTTTGTTGATGGCAGTCGTTCTTTATGatcaagtgaaaaatttccaaataCTTGAGATgtgcgatgagatgaagaCTTGAAATAGTATCAGTTCATAGCATAAAGTATCCTAGATTCAACGCAATTAACCTTTTAAAACTGGTTTCGGGATAGCGTGTATTTTCGTGATCGATGTCTGAAATCAGAGGAGctaaaaagagaaaactCAGGGCAGAAGATCGACCAGCACCtgctgaggatgaagagatcaCCGATCCTTCTTcgaatgaagatgagggTTCAGTAGATTTGGCTGAGGAGGAGCACGATGAGGAGATTCTGGAGtctgatgaagagtttgaaggaGAGAATCCTGCTgacaagagaagaagattggcCAAACAATATCTTGCGAACTTAAAAGAGGATGCACAGACTGTGATGGCTGAGAAGACTCTTGGAGATGATAATGAGGACGGTGAGCAAATGGTTGATGACTACAACAACTTTGATGCTCGTGCCATGGATGAGGATATTGTGGCATCTAGGTTAAAGCAGGATGTTGCTGAACAGCAGGGGCGTGTATACCGATTCATTGCTGACAAGCTTTTACTGTCAGAAGCCAAGACCACTTTCTCGAGAGTTGGTGAGACTAATTTGACTTGCATAAGTTGCTACCAGCCTACGTTGAATAAATTTACTTATGGTGATGATAAAGCAGGTTCAAAGAATAAAGGAAGAGTTTTCGCCTACACGGTGAGCAAGTGtcttcaattgacaaaGTACGATATCACGGATTTCGACAAAAGGCCGAAGAAACTAAAATATTCAAAAGGTGGTTCGAAATATGTACCCAAGAACGCACATGAGTATGAAAATACTACGGAGGGTCACTACGACGATATACTTACTGTGGCCGCTTCATCAGATGGGAAGTACGTGGTGACTGGAGGTAAGGATAGAAAGCTAATAATATGGAGTACGGAATCTTTATCACCTGTTAAAGTTTTACCGACTAAAGACAGGCGAGGAGAAGTTCTATCGCTAACTTTCAGAAAAAACTCAGATCAACTGTACGCATCATGCGcagatttcaagataagGACATATTCGGTGAAGCAGTTTTCACAATTAGAGACCCTTTTTGGTCATCACGATTTGGTTGCAGATATCTCTTCGTTGAGCTTGGAGAGATGTGTCACGGTGGGATCCAGAGATAGGACAGCCATGTTGTGGAAGATTCCCGATGAAACGAGATTGACCTTCAGAGGTGGTGATGACCCTGAGAGATTGGCCAAAAAATGGATGAAAGAACACGCCACGGAAACTGAGGATGGGGAAGTCGTATATCCTAATGAAGCGGAAGTACCAGCATTTTACAGTGAAGGAAGCATTGATGTCGTAAGCATGGTTGATGACTCACACTTTGTCACAGGTTCCGATAATGGTAACATCTGTTTGTGGTCTCTGGCGAAAAAGAAGCCGGTTTTCACCCAGAGGATCGCTCACGGTACAGCTCCATTGCCCGAGTCGACAAAGATCTCTGGTGAGTTAGACGAAGAGGTGAGAGAGAAGCAATTAGCTGAGAAAAGACTATCTCACCCTTACTGGATCACAGCCATTTACGCTATACCATACTCTAACATCTTCGTTTCCGGTTCATGGAACGGAGTGCTAAAAGTTTGGAAAATTGCCGAAAACTTAAGAGGATTTGAGTTACTAGGTGATTTGAACAACTGCAAAGGTGTGGTGACCAAGATCCAAGCCGTTGAAAGCGGTAAGCATGGCAAGGAAACATTCCGTGTCCTGGCAAGTGTCAGTAAAGAGCATAGATTAGGTAGATGGATTTCTAAAGTCCCCGGTGCAAGAAACGGTATATATTCAGCCGTGATCCAGCAAGGGAATTTTTGAGTCCTATATAGAACATATCACTCATGTATCAATAAGAAGAGAGTCTGTCAATTAATAAACCATCCTCTTTAATATTGCATAATATGTTTACAAGATTATAGTCAATGATAGTTTTCatcgttcaacaaagtAGACTTCGTGGCCAAGCTGGTTAAGGCGTGCGACTGTTAATCGCAAGATCGTGAGTTCAATCCTCACCGAGGTCGATATTTTTTAATCTTCCCAACTTTTTAGTTCAAGGAAATCAAATAAACTCTGTCTCTTGTCTCATACAATATCGAATCATAATCGTatccatcttcttctatTATAGTCTATATATTATTTTATAATCCATGTCCATTTTTTTACCTACCGAGTTAACTAAAGATCAGGGAATAGAAGAAAATTATGCAGTTTGTTGCGGTATAGGCCCCTTCTCCGAGTTTGGTGACTCATCAGCAGCCTCACCGGAAGATGCAGTCGTATCAGCAGTGATACTATGGTGGTGATTAGCTTCGCTATCGCCGAGACTATGTGCGTTGTCTGTGTCGACTCCCCACTGATAATAATCTCTTCTCACCTCAACGTAATCGTAAGCGAATTCTCCAATTTGGTCCTCGTCGAGACCATGGGCCTCTGCCTCTTCGTCGACTCTTAGTTGTAATCCAGGGATCTTGTTTAGCACGAAGCAGATGATTGCAGTCACTGTAGCAGAGTAACCAGCGCAGGCTGCAATGTAAGCGATTTGCTTATACATTTGCTTCCAATTGTGTGTGATCCAGCCACCACCGTGTTCTGTAACTCCATCCATACCAATGACCCAGTCAGCACCAAATAAGGCgttgaagaacaatccCACGATACCTGCGATACCGTGCTCAGCCAAAAGATCGAGAGAATCGTCCACTTTCATGTAGTACTTGATCTTGGTGGAGAAGTTACACACGATACCGGCAATAATACCCTGGATTAGCGATCCATACAATGTTATGCAACCAGAACTTGGTGTAGCAGCTACAAGCCCACAAATGATACCAGAACATAGACCCACCGTAGACCATTTACGCTCTAGTCTGAAATCTAGCAAACACCATGTCATACCACCGGTTACAGCACTCACATTAGTGTTCATAAATGCATACACGGActtcaaatttggtgaCAAGGAGGTAGCAGCATTGAATGCTAGCCATCCAAACCACAATAAAGATGTACCGAGAGTCACCATGGACACATTATGGGGTCTAAAATTAATCAAGAGGCTTTCCTTCCGACGGCCCAAGAAGTACGAATAGACAAACCCGCCAACAGCACTCAAGATTTCAACTGGTCCACCACCAGCCCAGTCCAAGACCCCCCATTGGTAGGCCCAGCCACCGGGAGCCCAAATCCAATAAGTAATTGGACAGTACACAATCGTTGCAAAGAGGAACAAGAAAACCATATGCGGCAGCAAACGGCCTCTCTCAGCAGTGGCACCTGCGATAATACTCAAAGTAACACACAGAAACATCATCTGGAACACTGCAAATGCAATCTCGGGATATTCTACACTCTCATCGGTCTGACCATAAACGTTACGGAACCCAAAAGAATCCAAGTTACCAATGAACTTGTTATTAGGTGCAGTATTTGAGAAAGCCAGTGAATAACCCCAGAAGTACCATTGAAGCATACCCACATGTGTAGCCATCAATACAGCCCATATGAGTGCCAAAGCAGACTTACGTCTAGCTAACCCAGAGTATAGAAACCCCAGTCCTGGGCACATCACAAATACCAGGGCAGCTCCCAGTATCATAAATGCTACAGTAGCTCCATCGTAGCTCTCAGTCCATACAAATCCACCAGCCATTGGTCGATCCCCTTTTCTCAACCATCCTCTACCAGGGAATTCATATTATCATTTGAGAGTCCTTTTAACTACTTAGCAAGTTTTTGAATTACTTAAGAACCGCCATTACAAGTAAGGCCTATTACAGAGCTGTTATCAGTTACACCGATTGATAAGCTTTCCCAGCCTCGATCTACAAAAAAGCACGGCACAGGAACAAGACAACCAATCAAACATCGCAAGGCATCCAAAAGAAACCCTGTCGAATGGCTGAACAGCGTTAAAGTGGAAATCAAGGAGAGGTAAAGAATGTGCGAAGGTTGCAAAAGTTCACCCAGTCGGCTGCTCATCGCAgcgatttttttttcaagaatttttcaaattttttcaaattttttcactcgatgagatgagcaGTCGTAGAGAGGCCAGCTGTAGGTCG
Above is a window of Torulaspora delbrueckii CBS 1146 chromosome 6, complete genome DNA encoding:
- the CTF4 gene encoding chromatin-binding protein CTF4 (similar to Saccharomyces cerevisiae CTF4 (YPR135W); ancestral locus Anc_3.473) — protein: MPRIIDKSVFEYGGKTLVALTPDFKTLCVANKNGLSKLLPVDKPEEEPEILEISKSLTSVECDSQSGFLLTTVQGDAYWLNTKTATDQLLARSALPLRDCCVIHSGKMGVFGGDDLELFLIELNDEAHRKHSIKVDEQISQFSYTAQTNLLSISFINGVVQFFSVSSTRPYKVHELTGYIPANTYKEFDSEASLSESARTGARDGDTFDEEQEQRITDPEFCDENRICTRAAWHPRGLQFALPCADFTIKVFNIKGYSLMKTLKNPAFSAVNFIDLKFDPLQGNFLASIDLENILVVWNWQTTEIMYKSEFKHKLTNLIWKVQKDSKTLDIILGTWTGEIVTIQGVAESLPSPNSGSDSIIKDPNAKQNSLFVDSDLDESDVDDASRSKDVLPEENDSENIFTQEANGGKRRYHFDDEEDFIDDDDGAGYVSQKKARQQSPNLPLPGRMPGASLVPSSFRYKPISPGATPYGNGDRRYLTMNDVGYVSVVKNNEQNSITVSFFDIGRFREYHFEDLFGYDVCSLNEKGTLFGQSKSGLLHYRSHNMMHSNWTKTIPLQKGERISSIAATPHRVFVGTSFGYMRVFNQYGVPLTVEKVSPVVALTAQECKVFVVHYSPYHGLSYSMFEQSPTESRYYQRESPLPMVLPQSDPNVGFDVAREFVKFNPIGLKSVFFSTYGDPCIFGSDNVLMVLSKWRSPLESRWLPVLDADLEIWKMTGGKENSQVHVWPLGLNYDTLNCIFVKGKNMWPEFPLPLPSEMEMRIPILVKSKVLEDRKRKADSNGSNEEEVNDQDSADEKENSELVIPPNMAAEEEFLRSKVLSALLKDTLDNDGELYGNENEILASLNGAYDKSLLRLFAAACADQNIEMAASLVKELKQDRALIAAVKISERAELMELTKRVNEIREARFQQQVGNY
- the TDEL0F03600 gene encoding ammonium transporter (similar to Saccharomyces cerevisiae MEP1 (YGR121C) and MEP3 (YPR138C); ancestral locus Anc_3.475) gives rise to the protein MAGGFVWTESYDGATVAFMILGAALVFVMCPGLGFLYSGLARRKSALALIWAVLMATHVGMLQWYFWGYSLAFSNTAPNNKFIGNLDSFGFRNVYGQTDESVEYPEIAFAVFQMMFLCVTLSIIAGATAERGRLLPHMVFLFLFATIVYCPITYWIWAPGGWAYQWGVLDWAGGGPVEILSAVGGFVYSYFLGRRKESLLINFRPHNVSMVTLGTSLLWFGWLAFNAATSLSPNLKSVYAFMNTNVSAVTGGMTWCLLDFRLERKWSTVGLCSGIICGLVAATPSSGCITLYGSLIQGIIAGIVCNFSTKIKYYMKVDDSLDLLAEHGIAGIVGLFFNALFGADWVIGMDGVTEHGGGWITHNWKQMYKQIAYIAACAGYSATVTAIICFVLNKIPGLQLRVDEEAEAHGLDEDQIGEFAYDYVEVRRDYYQWGVDTDNAHSLGDSEANHHHSITADTTASSGEAADESPNSEKGPIPQQTA
- the RRP9 gene encoding ribosomal RNA-processing protein RRP9 (similar to Saccharomyces cerevisiae RRP9 (YPR137W); ancestral locus Anc_3.474) is translated as MSEIRGAKKRKLRAEDRPAPAEDEEITDPSSNEDEGSVDLAEEEHDEEILESDEEFEGENPADKRRRLAKQYLANLKEDAQTVMAEKTLGDDNEDGEQMVDDYNNFDARAMDEDIVASRLKQDVAEQQGRVYRFIADKLLLSEAKTTFSRVGETNLTCISCYQPTLNKFTYGDDKAGSKNKGRVFAYTVSKCLQLTKYDITDFDKRPKKLKYSKGGSKYVPKNAHEYENTTEGHYDDILTVAASSDGKYVVTGGKDRKLIIWSTESLSPVKVLPTKDRRGEVLSLTFRKNSDQLYASCADFKIRTYSVKQFSQLETLFGHHDLVADISSLSLERCVTVGSRDRTAMLWKIPDETRLTFRGGDDPERLAKKWMKEHATETEDGEVVYPNEAEVPAFYSEGSIDVVSMVDDSHFVTGSDNGNICLWSLAKKKPVFTQRIAHGTAPLPESTKISGELDEEVREKQLAEKRLSHPYWITAIYAIPYSNIFVSGSWNGVLKVWKIAENLRGFELLGDLNNCKGVVTKIQAVESGKHGKETFRVLASVSKEHRLGRWISKVPGARNGIYSAVIQQGNF